From a region of the Streptomyces venezuelae genome:
- a CDS encoding RICIN domain-containing protein — protein MFSRRSLRSRLLTPAVTSIGTLAVLAGLAVHPAVLERANALRAAAAGSSEDWLDDTAAEQWRQDQCLMADVLRLGGPAMAQVAQDGLSQPQDKLHALADRKHWEQTPLAAAYQKDKDAASSAMTALASLRDTWKKPLEGLTTPGGINNADFHWPPGSPGDGKQDFYAQTGLSKWTAERFWTSESDFYKDPTPQASPATVTAVKNLGAPLYGKDPDPQQVTGDAWIRAIAERDAYKHLTDWSLEPTGADNARLFLASGGFARTAPKAGTTEYRIAVEDLKTRFASCAWRDPMDPAKVLGGITETAATEWQQEIASQQAQRNQILAANKNATQSLTAGAKALGELLGHSWVADHAARFQDYWSPGGVGAVGESPATIQVRGASGKCLDVQGGGTADGTPVQVYTCNGGGAQSWQLFGDDHGLHLRNSKSFKCLEVASNKNANGTKIQISTCNSSPAQTWDFNLRATTGLKSVGTGKCVDLPAYDNSVDARLWDCNASAPQQFDVKPSANTGSVPPKSEFDKAKKAVTDAQTGAKKQLDVLKAQAAAAKKAAASSDTAEQAAYAVADSAGAPRGRGLLVGQQKAQVTKGSVAALDAMVKAGETAEAATRASGADSDTIAQRALAQAAQAKAEFRREAAKTAELQAKAAADAAKMHRDNAKKEADTAKAKLGDALKAEADAKAAAANAHAKRLAAEAEEATAKKEKETAAAKQGEAAQHKKNAEAEATKAKTAREQAEASEATAVERKNGAVKARDNAKAKRDDAWQAELKADAARAKADAQAAYAASLDAGPEATAARAASDQAAKHATDAETAAGRARGEADAATKAASEADAAATRAEAAAKRSRSDADAAQAEKLKADAAVRTATTAAAEAIDASERAAFSARAAVSAANEADAQAKTAKTNADKANVETGKARAAAAKAAGFAHVTAQAAADAGKAASQVAKPANDAVQLGSPYVTTDSAAGLVVLTGQASKTIAEQQKAIADAHAKNAQEEAAAAKALADQAKGDTKAAYEHAANATKYASDARTYAKEALGHSADAAKSASLAAASLARSTEFASQAAADAVAADQAAGRSEGHAKAARDSADQAALDAAAARAAATRAEQDAKLAREAADRAAIAATEAEQAAKDADKYAKEAQEAADRAEKAAKGKQVNAGTVPDGSGGSIGSMFYVIDHTENIGKPETLKKTAGCDGIIDALFYKGDCTLTVKIRYIAYLDVYLCNTPVMDPSSATCPAGETKYMGQYPSKELSQEVTHTITIAEYQAGIDPVDILFGHWIKCGEKFSSGFERGSWGGCAWAALDVGLLFAGRILKPIADAVRAADAAVMTGIGFTDAYKALRTLGVPEAAIAGITNKALQKLREACKTKIPVGKSAPRAAAASGPASTSPCLEWGDDYGSGSHGISGSIDKEGVLHLVVLAEEGKTPVGSVMIDDVMEHVGGNAKGMAGTWLSGGEMKDNLDSFNAGIQSLMLTEEEAARLTFTGKMATKHGFTGRVEFLKREGTPGNYTRVEVVFWK, from the coding sequence ATGTTCTCCCGGAGATCGCTCAGATCCCGGCTCCTCACCCCCGCCGTCACATCCATAGGCACGCTGGCCGTTCTGGCCGGTCTGGCCGTCCATCCCGCAGTGCTGGAACGCGCCAACGCACTACGCGCCGCCGCGGCCGGCAGCTCCGAGGACTGGCTCGACGACACCGCCGCCGAGCAGTGGCGGCAGGACCAGTGCCTGATGGCCGACGTCCTGCGCCTGGGCGGGCCGGCCATGGCGCAGGTCGCCCAGGACGGCCTCAGCCAGCCGCAGGACAAGCTCCATGCCCTGGCCGACCGCAAGCACTGGGAGCAGACCCCGCTCGCGGCCGCGTACCAGAAGGACAAGGACGCGGCGAGCAGCGCCATGACGGCGCTCGCCTCCCTCCGGGACACGTGGAAGAAGCCCCTGGAGGGGCTGACCACTCCGGGCGGCATCAACAACGCCGACTTCCACTGGCCCCCGGGCTCGCCCGGTGACGGCAAGCAGGACTTCTACGCCCAGACCGGGCTGAGCAAGTGGACCGCCGAACGGTTCTGGACCTCCGAGAGCGACTTCTACAAGGACCCCACGCCCCAGGCCTCACCGGCCACCGTCACCGCCGTCAAGAACCTCGGCGCGCCCCTCTACGGCAAGGACCCCGACCCCCAGCAGGTCACCGGCGACGCCTGGATCCGCGCGATCGCGGAGCGCGACGCGTACAAGCACCTCACGGACTGGTCCCTGGAGCCGACGGGTGCCGACAACGCCCGTCTGTTCCTCGCTTCCGGAGGGTTCGCCCGTACGGCGCCGAAGGCGGGGACGACGGAGTACCGCATCGCCGTCGAGGACCTGAAGACCCGCTTCGCCTCCTGCGCCTGGCGTGACCCGATGGACCCGGCCAAGGTGCTGGGCGGGATCACCGAGACGGCCGCCACCGAATGGCAGCAGGAGATCGCCTCCCAGCAGGCGCAGCGGAACCAGATCCTGGCAGCGAACAAGAACGCCACCCAGTCCCTGACCGCAGGCGCCAAGGCCCTCGGCGAGCTGCTGGGCCACTCGTGGGTGGCCGACCACGCCGCCCGCTTCCAGGACTACTGGTCTCCCGGCGGCGTCGGCGCCGTCGGCGAGAGCCCGGCGACGATCCAGGTGCGCGGCGCGAGCGGCAAGTGCCTCGACGTGCAGGGCGGCGGCACGGCCGACGGCACGCCCGTACAGGTGTACACCTGCAACGGTGGCGGAGCGCAGTCGTGGCAGCTCTTCGGCGATGACCACGGACTGCACCTGCGGAACAGCAAGTCCTTCAAGTGCCTCGAAGTGGCGTCGAACAAGAACGCCAACGGCACCAAGATCCAGATCTCGACGTGCAACAGCTCGCCGGCCCAGACCTGGGACTTCAACCTGCGCGCCACCACCGGCCTGAAGAGCGTCGGCACCGGCAAGTGCGTGGACCTGCCGGCGTACGACAACAGCGTCGACGCGCGGCTGTGGGACTGCAACGCCTCGGCCCCGCAGCAGTTCGACGTGAAGCCGTCCGCCAACACCGGCTCCGTTCCGCCCAAGTCGGAGTTCGACAAGGCGAAGAAGGCCGTCACGGACGCCCAGACGGGCGCCAAGAAGCAGCTCGACGTCCTGAAGGCACAGGCCGCGGCCGCCAAGAAGGCCGCAGCCAGCAGCGACACCGCCGAGCAGGCCGCCTACGCGGTCGCGGACTCCGCCGGTGCGCCGCGAGGGCGTGGTCTGCTGGTCGGTCAGCAGAAGGCCCAGGTCACCAAGGGTTCGGTGGCCGCACTGGACGCGATGGTGAAGGCGGGTGAGACCGCCGAGGCCGCCACGCGTGCCTCCGGCGCGGACAGCGACACCATCGCGCAGCGGGCCCTGGCCCAGGCCGCGCAGGCGAAGGCCGAGTTCCGCAGGGAGGCCGCCAAGACGGCCGAGCTGCAGGCGAAGGCCGCCGCGGATGCGGCCAAGATGCACCGGGACAACGCCAAGAAGGAAGCGGACACCGCGAAGGCGAAGCTCGGCGACGCGCTGAAGGCGGAGGCCGACGCCAAGGCGGCTGCCGCCAACGCCCACGCCAAGCGGCTCGCCGCCGAAGCGGAAGAGGCCACGGCGAAGAAGGAGAAGGAGACCGCGGCCGCCAAGCAGGGCGAGGCCGCACAGCACAAGAAGAACGCCGAAGCGGAGGCGACCAAGGCCAAGACGGCCAGGGAGCAGGCCGAGGCCTCCGAGGCCACCGCGGTCGAGCGGAAGAACGGCGCCGTCAAGGCCCGCGACAACGCCAAGGCCAAGCGCGACGACGCCTGGCAAGCGGAACTGAAGGCCGACGCCGCGCGCGCCAAGGCCGACGCCCAGGCCGCCTACGCCGCTTCGCTCGACGCGGGCCCGGAGGCGACCGCCGCACGCGCGGCCTCCGACCAGGCGGCCAAGCACGCGACCGACGCGGAGACGGCAGCCGGCAGGGCCCGCGGCGAGGCCGACGCGGCGACGAAGGCCGCCTCCGAGGCCGACGCGGCCGCGACCCGTGCCGAAGCCGCGGCCAAGCGCTCGCGCTCGGACGCCGACGCCGCCCAGGCCGAGAAGCTGAAGGCGGACGCCGCGGTGCGGACCGCGACCACCGCCGCCGCAGAGGCGATCGACGCCTCCGAACGCGCCGCGTTCTCGGCCCGGGCGGCCGTCTCTGCGGCCAACGAGGCGGACGCGCAGGCCAAGACGGCCAAGACCAACGCGGACAAGGCGAACGTGGAGACCGGCAAGGCCCGGGCCGCGGCCGCCAAGGCGGCGGGATTCGCCCATGTCACAGCCCAGGCCGCGGCCGACGCCGGCAAGGCGGCCTCACAGGTCGCCAAGCCCGCGAACGACGCCGTCCAGCTCGGCTCGCCGTACGTCACCACTGATTCGGCGGCCGGCCTGGTCGTGCTGACCGGGCAGGCGTCGAAGACCATCGCGGAGCAGCAGAAGGCCATCGCCGACGCCCACGCCAAGAACGCGCAGGAGGAGGCTGCCGCGGCCAAGGCCCTCGCCGACCAGGCGAAGGGCGACACGAAGGCCGCGTACGAGCACGCGGCGAACGCGACCAAGTACGCCTCGGACGCCCGTACCTACGCCAAGGAGGCCCTCGGCCACTCGGCCGACGCCGCGAAGTCGGCGTCCCTGGCCGCTGCGTCACTGGCCCGCAGCACCGAGTTCGCCAGTCAGGCCGCGGCCGACGCCGTGGCCGCGGACCAGGCCGCCGGACGCTCCGAGGGCCACGCCAAGGCAGCCCGCGACTCCGCCGACCAGGCCGCCCTCGACGCGGCCGCCGCCCGCGCGGCGGCGACCCGGGCCGAACAGGACGCGAAGCTCGCCCGGGAGGCCGCCGACCGCGCAGCAATCGCCGCGACCGAAGCCGAACAGGCGGCGAAGGACGCCGACAAGTACGCCAAGGAAGCCCAGGAGGCCGCCGACAGGGCCGAGAAGGCCGCCAAGGGCAAGCAGGTCAACGCCGGAACCGTCCCTGACGGTTCGGGCGGGTCGATCGGCAGCATGTTCTACGTCATCGACCACACCGAGAACATCGGCAAGCCCGAAACCCTGAAGAAGACGGCTGGCTGCGACGGCATCATCGACGCCCTCTTCTACAAGGGCGACTGCACGCTGACGGTGAAGATCCGGTACATCGCGTACCTCGACGTGTACCTGTGCAACACGCCGGTCATGGACCCGTCGAGCGCCACGTGTCCTGCGGGCGAGACGAAGTACATGGGGCAGTACCCGTCAAAGGAGCTCTCGCAGGAGGTCACGCATACCATCACGATCGCCGAGTACCAGGCGGGGATCGATCCGGTGGACATCCTCTTCGGGCACTGGATCAAGTGCGGCGAGAAGTTCTCCTCCGGCTTCGAGCGGGGGAGCTGGGGCGGCTGCGCATGGGCGGCCCTGGACGTCGGGCTCCTCTTCGCGGGGAGGATCCTCAAGCCCATCGCGGACGCCGTCCGGGCGGCCGACGCCGCCGTCATGACGGGTATCGGATTCACCGATGCCTACAAGGCCCTGCGGACCCTCGGCGTACCCGAAGCGGCCATCGCGGGTATCACCAACAAGGCCCTCCAGAAGCTGCGCGAGGCCTGCAAGACCAAGATCCCTGTCGGAAAGAGCGCACCCCGGGCCGCTGCGGCCTCCGGTCCGGCCAGCACATCCCCTTGCCTTGAATGGGGAGACGACTACGGCAGCGGAAGTCATGGGATATCGGGCTCCATCGACAAGGAGGGAGTCCTGCATCTCGTCGTTCTTGCCGAGGAGGGAAAGACTCCGGTCGGCAGCGTCATGATCGACGACGTGATGGAGCACGTAGGCGGAAACGCGAAGGGAATGGCGGGAACCTGGCTGAGCGGCGGTGAGATGAAGGACAACCTGGACAGCTTCAACGCCGGCATCCAGAGCCTCATGCTGACCGAGGAGGAGGCAGCACGGCTGACGTTCACCGGTAAGATGGCCACGAAGCACGGCTTCACCGGACGGGTCGAATTCCTTAAGCGGGAAGGAACTCCGGGTAACTACACCAGGGTTGAGGTCGTTTTTTGGAAATGA
- a CDS encoding polysaccharide deacetylase family protein, with protein sequence MERRSALAGLLCAGFAGCAGSAGLAGFVPASAAAAAGRTAAAAGPRPPASLMGDEIRRLPTDRKVVALTFNAAWDVDGIDTVLAELRRRKLPATFFPTGRFAESRPAAVRAIAEAGHGLGNHSYSHPSFADLGSAERADEVRGADAAIRAASGAEPLPFFRFPYSETSPESVADVNDLGYAAIEFSADTNGYLGPQGGMTVEKAVKRAVDAFAPGAIIQMHVGSNGAGVVLDAEALPLIVDAALADGYEVVDLRRFLEAAAGGR encoded by the coding sequence GTGGAACGGCGTTCTGCGCTGGCGGGCCTGTTGTGCGCGGGATTCGCGGGATGCGCGGGATCCGCGGGGCTCGCCGGGTTCGTGCCCGCCTCGGCGGCCGCGGCGGCGGGGCGCACCGCAGCGGCCGCCGGTCCCCGCCCGCCGGCGTCGCTGATGGGCGACGAGATCCGCCGGCTGCCCACCGACCGCAAGGTCGTGGCCCTCACCTTCAACGCCGCCTGGGACGTCGACGGGATCGACACGGTGCTGGCCGAACTGCGCCGGCGAAAGCTGCCCGCCACGTTCTTCCCGACCGGCCGCTTCGCCGAGTCCCGGCCCGCGGCGGTGCGCGCCATCGCCGAGGCGGGGCACGGCCTCGGCAACCACTCGTACAGCCACCCCTCCTTCGCGGACCTCGGCAGCGCCGAGCGGGCGGACGAGGTACGCGGCGCCGACGCGGCCATCCGGGCGGCGTCCGGGGCCGAGCCCCTGCCGTTCTTCCGTTTCCCCTACAGCGAGACCAGCCCGGAGTCCGTCGCCGACGTCAACGACCTGGGCTACGCGGCGATCGAGTTCAGCGCCGACACGAACGGCTACCTCGGCCCGCAGGGAGGCATGACCGTGGAGAAGGCCGTCAAGCGGGCCGTGGACGCCTTCGCTCCCGGTGCGATCATCCAGATGCACGTCGGCAGCAACGGCGCCGGCGTCGTCCTCGACGCCGAAGCCCTGCCCCTGATCGTCGACGCCGCCCTGGCCGACGGCTATGAGGTCGTCGACCTGCGCCGGTTCCTCGAAGCCGCGGCGGGGGGCCGTTGA
- a CDS encoding DsbA family protein, with product MKVGSRRGFLVGAAAFTASVSVGACRSRSGGNGDPLDVSASAKLPPAPESLAADGTTIVLGDPGAPLAVRLYEDMSCPACAEFETEGTAPYLKRAARNGALQLQFTLGSFLGPGSEVAANALRAALDQHRFADYHDLLYREQSRVRKSGGFTRDVLLGMAIMIPGLRGPEFDAAVLETKHRDFVEASDEVLRTSSVVGTPAMAVDGALVSSDSHELYTDRSRLYRHLKKASRAR from the coding sequence ATGAAGGTCGGATCCAGACGCGGCTTCCTGGTCGGGGCGGCGGCCTTCACCGCCTCGGTCTCCGTCGGCGCCTGCCGCAGCAGGAGCGGCGGGAACGGCGACCCGCTGGACGTCTCGGCGAGCGCGAAGCTGCCCCCGGCCCCCGAGTCGCTGGCCGCCGACGGGACCACCATCGTGCTCGGCGACCCCGGCGCTCCGCTCGCCGTCCGCCTGTACGAGGACATGAGCTGCCCGGCCTGCGCCGAGTTCGAGACGGAGGGCACCGCTCCGTACCTGAAGCGCGCGGCCCGCAACGGCGCGCTGCAGCTTCAGTTCACGCTGGGGTCCTTCCTCGGCCCGGGATCGGAGGTCGCGGCGAACGCCCTGCGCGCGGCCCTCGACCAGCACAGGTTCGCCGACTACCACGACCTGCTCTACCGCGAGCAGAGCAGGGTGCGGAAGTCCGGAGGGTTCACGCGGGACGTGCTGCTGGGCATGGCCATCATGATTCCGGGCCTGCGCGGCCCGGAGTTCGACGCGGCGGTGCTGGAGACGAAGCACCGGGACTTCGTGGAAGCCTCCGACGAGGTGCTCCGCACGTCATCCGTCGTGGGGACTCCGGCCATGGCGGTCGACGGGGCCCTCGTCTCCTCGGACAGCCACGAGCTCTACACCGATCGCAGCCGCCTCTACCGGCACCTCAAGAAGGCGTCCCGGGCCCGGTAG
- a CDS encoding sigma-70 family RNA polymerase sigma factor, translating to MSEKEVLAQRFEEHRSHLRAVAYRMLGSLGEAEDAVQEAWLRLNRSDAAVVENLGGWLTTVVGRVCLDMLRSRGTRREDPLYDQDGLVRLPDPIVSRADGLDPEQEILLADSVGIALMVVLDTLAPAERLAFVLHDLFAVPFDEIAPVLGRSAATTRQLASRARRRVQGAAPAPDPDRSRLRSIVDAFLAASRGGDFDALVAVLDPDVVARSDGGTLRPALLRRGAAEVASQAITFARFAEAAHAVLVNGVPGVVAMAEGRALSVMAFTIRDGRITALDILTDPARLARIDLGVLDGTGVTGQPGQ from the coding sequence GTGAGCGAGAAGGAAGTTCTGGCGCAGCGCTTCGAGGAGCACCGCTCCCACCTGCGGGCGGTGGCCTACCGGATGCTGGGCTCGCTCGGCGAGGCGGAGGACGCCGTACAGGAGGCCTGGCTCAGGCTGAACCGCTCCGACGCGGCCGTGGTGGAGAACCTGGGCGGCTGGCTGACCACCGTGGTCGGACGGGTGTGTCTGGACATGCTGCGCTCGCGCGGCACGCGGCGCGAGGATCCGCTGTACGACCAGGACGGGCTGGTCCGTCTTCCCGACCCGATCGTCAGCCGTGCGGACGGGCTCGACCCCGAGCAGGAGATCCTGCTGGCCGACTCGGTCGGCATCGCCCTGATGGTCGTCCTGGACACCCTCGCCCCGGCCGAGCGCCTGGCCTTCGTCCTGCACGACCTGTTCGCCGTGCCCTTCGACGAGATCGCTCCCGTACTCGGGCGTTCCGCCGCCACGACCCGGCAGCTCGCGAGCCGGGCCCGCCGCCGCGTCCAGGGCGCGGCGCCCGCTCCGGACCCGGACCGGTCCCGCCTGCGCTCGATCGTCGACGCCTTCCTCGCCGCCTCGCGGGGCGGGGACTTCGACGCGCTGGTCGCGGTCCTCGATCCCGACGTGGTGGCCCGGTCCGACGGCGGCACACTGCGTCCCGCGCTGCTCCGGCGCGGGGCCGCGGAGGTCGCCTCCCAGGCGATCACCTTCGCCCGGTTCGCCGAGGCCGCCCACGCGGTGCTGGTCAACGGGGTCCCCGGGGTGGTCGCGATGGCGGAGGGCCGGGCCTTGTCGGTCATGGCCTTCACGATCAGGGACGGCAGGATCACCGCGCTCGACATCCTCACCGACCCCGCGCGCCTGGCACGCATCGACCTGGGCGTCCTCGACGGGACGGGGGTGACCGGACAGCCCGGACAGTGA
- a CDS encoding NAD(P)/FAD-dependent oxidoreductase, with protein MTQHTDVVVIGGGYAGVMAANRLTQRDGVSVTLVNPRAAFVERIRLHQLAAGTDDAVVEFHEVLAAGVRLVVDTVTRIDAAERSVTLGAGATVGYDYLVYAVGSGSADPRVPGAAEFAYPVTTLEEAQRLRPVLDAAAPTAAVTVVGAGPTGIEAAAELAEQGRRVTLVCGGVLGPYLHGRGRRSVAGRLAGLGVTVLDGPGTRVTAVTRDAVELGDGREVPSEVTVWTAGFGVPDLAVRSGLSTDALGRLLTDETLTSVDDERVVAAGDSAAPSDLPLRMSCQAAIPLGARAADTVLSRIDGERPATLNQVFAGQCISLGRRAGIFQFAHRNDVALWFHIAGRLGAKVKELVCKGTVKHLADEAGKPGSYGLHRVSGGDQRGRRLRAERGEAVAPAGRRV; from the coding sequence ATGACTCAGCACACCGATGTGGTCGTGATCGGCGGCGGATACGCGGGTGTCATGGCGGCCAACCGCCTGACGCAGCGGGACGGCGTGTCGGTGACCCTGGTCAACCCGCGTGCGGCGTTCGTCGAGCGGATCCGCCTGCACCAGCTGGCGGCCGGGACCGACGACGCGGTCGTCGAGTTCCACGAGGTCCTGGCCGCGGGCGTCCGGCTGGTCGTGGACACGGTGACGCGGATCGACGCCGCTGAGCGCAGCGTGACGCTGGGGGCCGGAGCCACGGTCGGCTACGACTACCTGGTGTACGCGGTGGGCAGCGGCAGCGCCGATCCGCGTGTACCGGGGGCCGCCGAGTTCGCCTACCCGGTCACCACCCTGGAGGAGGCGCAGCGGCTGCGGCCGGTCCTCGACGCCGCCGCCCCGACGGCGGCGGTGACGGTCGTCGGGGCGGGCCCGACCGGCATCGAGGCCGCCGCCGAGCTCGCCGAGCAGGGCCGCCGCGTGACCCTGGTCTGTGGCGGTGTGCTCGGCCCCTACCTGCACGGCCGGGGCCGCCGCTCGGTTGCCGGCAGGCTGGCCGGGCTCGGGGTGACCGTGCTCGACGGTCCCGGGACGAGGGTGACGGCGGTGACCCGCGATGCGGTGGAGCTCGGCGACGGCCGCGAGGTGCCGAGCGAGGTGACCGTCTGGACCGCCGGTTTCGGCGTGCCGGACCTGGCCGTGCGCAGCGGACTGAGCACGGACGCCCTGGGCCGCCTGCTCACGGACGAGACGCTGACGAGTGTGGACGACGAACGCGTCGTCGCGGCGGGAGACTCGGCGGCGCCTTCGGACCTGCCGCTGCGGATGAGCTGCCAGGCCGCGATACCGCTGGGCGCGCGGGCCGCCGACACGGTGCTCAGCCGGATCGACGGCGAGCGCCCCGCGACCCTCAACCAGGTGTTCGCCGGGCAGTGCATCAGTCTGGGCCGCCGTGCCGGCATCTTCCAGTTCGCCCACAGGAACGACGTGGCGCTGTGGTTCCACATCGCCGGCCGGCTCGGTGCGAAGGTCAAGGAGCTGGTGTGCAAGGGCACCGTCAAGCACCTGGCCGACGAGGCGGGCAAGCCCGGTTCGTACGGCTTGCACCGCGTCTCGGGAGGCGACCAGCGCGGGCGGCGACTGCGGGCCGAGCGCGGCGAGGCGGTGGCCCCCGCCGGCCGACGGGTCTGA
- a CDS encoding RICIN domain-containing protein: MTGRRRRPAAADHRRKPRRLILVTAATAAAGLIAAGIAYSGIGDGAQAAAPEVEAAAAAPAAAPARDHEPEPIAAAPANETARGMIYDGLQAAPKGDRCVGVYRTDTGLCTHGPDAPPKGVDITKDIEPAVKETAPAADPARPAADDPASKEGGGRPQDAPAADASTATKASAPEPAAGAAAGSQTVAAGPAGQTVQCDGDGSTGNRVQVVYVHAPGKDRYSEYVASFRKWAADADLIYSASAKETGGVRHIRYVTAADCTPTVLNIELPANALAEFSATNNALAAKGLDRRDRKYMIFADSQVYCGIGTFAGDERPGQANQSNFGPSYGRTDSGCWGGHTAAHELGHNLGAVNNSAPNTSRGAHCTDEYDVMCYSDTPYYPQMRNVCTNQAAENILDCNHDDYFHTSPKAGSYLATHWNIADNQFLMKTQGGGTDPGPNPNPTPTKKPTPTPTKKPSGGPAVTAAQIQTTSVVVSWPKVDGASWYAVQLNGKHLTWVQSQVLRIYNLQPNTAYKVTVSVRDSSGRDSGPGKAASFRTTGAGGGTTTPGTKYVLGNGSSGMAAELWGGRTADGTVLVGGRANGYAQQQWYFDDAGNGQVRIKSAASGKCLQPGGTPAAGMWVAQQPCANGNGAQAWKVTSRGGAVTVTDPSGGFALTVSNRPYYGYWLLDLQRADGRATQAWTLQKSG, translated from the coding sequence ATGACAGGACGTCGCAGACGGCCTGCCGCCGCCGACCACCGCCGCAAACCGCGCCGGTTGATACTCGTCACCGCCGCCACCGCAGCGGCGGGGCTGATAGCCGCAGGCATCGCCTACTCCGGAATCGGCGACGGCGCCCAGGCCGCGGCGCCCGAGGTGGAAGCAGCGGCAGCCGCTCCGGCCGCCGCACCGGCCCGTGACCACGAGCCGGAACCGATCGCGGCCGCGCCCGCCAACGAGACGGCGCGCGGCATGATCTACGACGGCCTCCAGGCCGCGCCGAAGGGCGACCGGTGCGTGGGTGTCTACCGCACCGACACCGGGCTGTGCACCCACGGCCCCGACGCCCCGCCCAAGGGTGTCGACATCACGAAGGACATCGAGCCCGCCGTCAAGGAGACGGCTCCGGCGGCCGATCCGGCCCGCCCCGCGGCCGATGACCCTGCGAGCAAGGAAGGTGGCGGGCGTCCTCAGGACGCGCCCGCGGCCGACGCGTCGACGGCCACCAAGGCCTCCGCACCCGAACCCGCGGCCGGTGCCGCGGCCGGCAGCCAGACCGTGGCCGCCGGCCCCGCCGGCCAGACCGTCCAGTGCGACGGCGACGGCAGCACCGGCAACCGCGTACAGGTCGTATACGTCCACGCCCCGGGCAAGGACCGCTACTCCGAGTACGTCGCCTCGTTCCGCAAGTGGGCGGCCGACGCCGACCTCATCTACTCGGCGAGCGCCAAGGAGACAGGCGGTGTCCGGCACATCCGCTACGTGACCGCCGCGGACTGCACCCCCACCGTGCTCAACATCGAGCTCCCGGCCAACGCCCTGGCCGAGTTCAGCGCGACCAACAACGCGCTCGCCGCCAAGGGCCTCGACCGCCGCGACCGCAAGTACATGATCTTCGCCGACAGCCAGGTCTACTGCGGCATCGGCACCTTCGCGGGCGACGAGCGTCCCGGCCAGGCCAACCAGAGCAACTTCGGCCCCTCCTACGGGCGCACCGACTCCGGTTGCTGGGGCGGTCACACCGCCGCGCACGAGCTCGGCCACAACCTGGGCGCGGTCAACAACAGCGCCCCGAACACCAGCCGTGGCGCGCACTGCACCGACGAGTACGACGTCATGTGCTACTCGGACACCCCGTACTACCCGCAGATGCGCAACGTCTGCACCAACCAGGCCGCCGAGAACATCCTGGACTGCAACCACGACGACTACTTCCACACCAGTCCCAAGGCCGGAAGCTACCTGGCCACGCACTGGAACATCGCCGACAACCAGTTCCTGATGAAGACCCAGGGCGGCGGCACGGACCCGGGTCCGAACCCGAACCCGACGCCCACCAAGAAGCCCACGCCGACGCCGACCAAGAAGCCCTCCGGCGGACCGGCCGTGACGGCGGCCCAGATCCAGACCACCTCGGTCGTGGTGAGCTGGCCCAAGGTCGACGGTGCCTCCTGGTACGCGGTGCAGCTGAACGGCAAGCACCTGACGTGGGTGCAGTCCCAGGTGCTCCGCATCTACAACCTGCAGCCCAACACCGCCTACAAGGTCACCGTCTCGGTCCGCGACAGCTCCGGCCGTGACAGCGGACCCGGCAAGGCCGCGTCCTTCCGTACGACGGGAGCGGGCGGCGGCACCACCACTCCGGGCACCAAGTACGTGCTCGGCAACGGCAGCAGCGGCATGGCGGCGGAGCTGTGGGGCGGCCGCACCGCCGACGGCACCGTCCTCGTGGGCGGTCGCGCCAACGGGTACGCCCAGCAGCAGTGGTACTTCGACGACGCCGGCAACGGCCAGGTGCGCATCAAGTCCGCGGCCTCCGGCAAGTGCCTCCAGCCGGGCGGCACGCCCGCCGCGGGCATGTGGGTCGCCCAGCAGCCCTGTGCCAACGGCAACGGCGCGCAGGCCTGGAAGGTGACGTCCCGCGGTGGCGCGGTGACCGTGACGGACCCGAGCGGCGGCTTCGCCCTCACCGTCAGCAACCGCCCCTACTACGGGTACTGGCTGCT